The proteins below are encoded in one region of Clostridium estertheticum:
- a CDS encoding FprA family A-type flavoprotein, whose translation METTKLKDNIYWIGVNDPKLKVFDIIMETKKGTTYNSYLIDDEKIAIIDSVKNGFLDESLSKIKGVIGEKKVDYIIVQHTELDHSGSLSKLLEVYPEAVVVASKAAIIYLKEIMNKEFISQPAVGELSLGKNTLQFISAPNLHWPDTMFTYVKEQKILFTCDVMGCHYSPTNCITDACSGDYFDEMKYYFEVIMGPFKKFVNSGLDKIENLKIDIVAPSHGPVHVNDVKMYIDLYRQWAKIYEIKEKNIQIFYISAYHNTEEMGKYIAKKINDAGVKAEAHEITSMKLTDIVSLVEKASGIMIGSPTINQDAVKPAWDVLSLVCPITNKGKVAAAFGSYGWSGEGVPMLTQRLKSLKFKVVEEGLKFKFVPDKKEFEQADRFVEKYLEILNK comes from the coding sequence ATGGAAACAACAAAATTAAAAGACAATATTTATTGGATTGGGGTAAATGACCCAAAGCTCAAGGTATTTGATATTATAATGGAAACAAAAAAAGGAACTACATATAACTCATATTTAATAGATGATGAAAAGATAGCTATAATAGATTCCGTTAAAAATGGCTTTCTTGATGAATCTTTAAGTAAGATAAAAGGCGTTATTGGAGAAAAAAAAGTTGATTATATAATTGTTCAACACACTGAACTTGATCATAGTGGTTCTTTAAGCAAACTCTTAGAAGTTTATCCAGAAGCTGTTGTTGTTGCATCAAAAGCTGCTATAATTTATTTAAAAGAAATTATGAATAAAGAATTTATTAGCCAGCCAGCAGTAGGAGAGTTATCATTAGGAAAAAACACATTACAATTTATATCAGCACCTAATTTACATTGGCCTGATACAATGTTTACATATGTTAAGGAACAAAAAATATTGTTTACTTGTGATGTAATGGGTTGTCATTATTCACCAACTAATTGTATAACGGATGCTTGCTCTGGTGATTATTTTGATGAGATGAAATATTATTTTGAGGTTATAATGGGACCTTTTAAGAAATTCGTAAATTCAGGACTTGATAAAATTGAAAATTTAAAAATAGATATAGTAGCACCAAGCCACGGACCTGTGCATGTAAATGATGTTAAGATGTACATAGATCTTTATAGACAATGGGCTAAAATTTATGAAATAAAAGAAAAAAACATTCAAATATTCTATATTTCCGCTTATCATAATACCGAAGAGATGGGAAAATATATAGCTAAAAAAATTAACGATGCGGGTGTAAAGGCCGAGGCTCATGAAATTACATCTATGAAACTAACTGATATTGTATCATTGGTTGAAAAAGCATCTGGTATTATGATTGGATCACCAACCATTAATCAAGATGCGGTAAAGCCTGCATGGGATGTTTTATCACTTGTATGCCCAATAACTAACAAAGGTAAAGTTGCAGCAGCTTTCGGCTCATATGGATGGAGTGGTGAGGGAGTTCCTATGCTTACACAAAGATTAAAATCTTTGAAATTTAAAGTTGTAGAGGAAGGACTTAAGTTCAAATTTGTACCAGACAAAAAAGAGTTTGAACAAGCTGACAGGTTCGTAGAGAAGTACTTAGAGATTTTAAATAAATAA
- a CDS encoding aspartyl-phosphate phosphatase Spo0E family protein, whose product MNLKLKIINKELESLRALLHFLLNHKKPTDKMVVCCSQQLDEVIVKYQKVKATCKKAA is encoded by the coding sequence ATGAATCTTAAATTGAAAATCATAAATAAAGAACTAGAATCATTAAGAGCATTGTTACATTTTTTACTAAATCATAAGAAACCAACTGATAAAATGGTTGTATGCTGCAGTCAGCAATTAGATGAAGTTATAGTTAAATATCAAAAAGTTAAAGCTACTTGTAAGAAAGCAGCTTAA